ATTCATAAAGAGTTGCTGGATCGTTTCGGCCGCAGCTAAATCATTAGAAGCAGCCGTCAACGAGGTAATATCCCCAGCAGCGACATCTTCAGCATGACTGGGACCAGAAAGGACAACAATCGCCTGTCGTGTGGCATCTGGCATTTCTTCCGCTAAAACTTCGGATAGACGCTTATGAGTTTGCTGCTCCAACCCTTTACTAGCATGTACGATAATTGGTCGTTGTTGTAATTCAGTTAAACCGGCAACGACTTTTTTAGCTACTTCGCGGGTTGCATTCGTTGGAACAACAAACAGAACCACATCAGCACCAACCAAAGCAGTTTTTAAATCCGCTGTCGCCGTTAGTTCTGGTTCCAAAACAAAATCAGGTAAATAATGCTGATTGGTGTGTTGCTGCGTGATTTCCGCGGCCTGTGCCGGCTTATGTGTCCAAAGCGTGACTTCATGTCCATTTTTCAACAATAAATTCGCCAAAACAGTGCCCCATGAACCAGCACCTAAAACTGCAATTCTCTTCATTTAAAAAAATCTTCCTTTTCCATCAATTAAGGTATTTGCTTACTTTTTAGTTGCACGTTGTGCTGAAGCTAACTGATTGCCTGCTAAATAATCCGGCAAAAGTGGCTGATAATAGCGACGCCACAACCATAATCCGATTGCAGCAATAACCAAAACAGCTGATAGTAATTGCGAGACCCGAAGACCGCCAAATAGCATAAGGCTGTCAGTACGCATGCCTTCAATAAAGAAGCGGCCAAAGGCGTACCACGCCATATAGGCTAAGAAAACCTCGCCCTGTTTAAACCAATGCTTGCGGTGGCGAATACTTAACAACACAACAACACCCAGTAGATCCCACAAGGATTCATACAAGAAAGTCGGTTGTCGATATGCACCGCCGATGTACATTTGCTGCACGATAAAATCAGGTAAGTGCAGTTGCTGCAAAAAATGTAGCGTCGTTTTCGCACCAAAAGCTTCCTGATTCATGAAGTTACCCCAGCGACCAATTCCTTGACCAAGCAAAACCGTTGGCGCAGCAATATCGAGGACAAGCCAGACTGGTAATTGACGCCGCCGACAAAAAATGAGCACCACAATTGCCGCTGCGATCAAACTACCATAAATTGCCATCCCACCATGCCAAATAGCAATGATCTCACTAGGATGCGCCGCATAATACGGCCATTCAAACACCACATAGTAGAGACGTGCGCCAATCAAGGCAAACGGTAACGCCCACAAAATCATATCGAACAGATCATCAGTGGAAACCTGCCGGCGTTCAGCTTCGCGCATCGCCAAGATTACCGCCAGCACGACCCCAGTCGCAATGATCACACCATACCAATGAACCTCTAGCGGTCCTAGACGTAGTGCAATCGGATTTAACGCCGCAATTAAAGGTGTTGGCATCAAGCTTGGCCACCATCCTTATCCTGATCCTTGTCCTTCTCTGTCGGTGTATTCGGTAAAGCATCATTCGTCGTTTTATGTGCTGCCTCAGCTGCTTCATCTTCTAATGTATTCTCTTGAATTAATTGGTTTAGGTTGGATTCAAACGTTTTAGTCGCATCATAGCCCATTGTCTTCGCCCGATAATTCATCGCCGCAACTTCAATAATGATTGCTAGGTTACGCCCAATTTTAACTGGGATCGTGATTTTAGGCAACGTCACGTCAAAAATCTGCATCGTCTCTTCGCCATTGCCGAGCCGATCAAAATTCTTATCCGCAGTCCATGTCTCCAAATGCATGACTACTTGGATCGGCGTGTCACTGCGGACTGCTCCCGCACCAAATAAATTCATCACATCAATAATACCGATACCACGAATTTCTAGTAAATGGCGCAAAATGGCCGGCGCTTCACCGATCAATGTTTGTTCATCTTGCTCGTAGACTTCTACCCGATCATCCGCGATCAGCCGGTGCCCGCGCTTAACTAATTCCAACGCAGTTTCACTTTTACCGACACCGGAATCGCCAGTGATCAGCACTCCGATACCATAAATATCAACTAACACCCCATGCAGTGAGCGCCGTTCAGCCAAGCGACCTTCTAAATAATCGGTCATCAAGCTGGATAGCCGCGTTGTCGCCAATTTGGACCCTAACACAGGAATGCCCGCTTCTTTAGCAGCCTGCAACATTTCTGTTGGGACCGGCAATGACCGCGAAACGATAAATGCTGGCGTATCCTCACCACACATTTTGCGGAAGATCATCAGCCGCTCTTCCGGCATCATCTTTTTCGCAAATGAAATTTCCGTTCGCCCGAATAACTGGATCCGATCGTGCGGATAATAATTGAAATAGCCAGTCAATTCTAGACCTGGTCGAGAAATATCACTGACGGTGATCTGCCGTTGCTTTAAATATTCTGCACCAGCATAAACCTCTAAATTAGCGCGTGTTACCAATTCGCTTACTTTGACACTTTGCACCATTAGGCCTTGCTCCTATCTTATCAATAGCGACGTCTTAGTTAGCATCGTCGTTTATTTTGATTACATGATTCACAATACAAGATCATACTCTTGTTTTATATTTTAACATTTAGCATACGATAGCGCACCCATTCTTATGGAAAGGTCATTTTCAGCGGCAGTTACATCAATATTTGATACAAAAAAGGTCATTGCCAACAACTAAAATTAGTCGTGACAATGACATTGGACTAAGCATTTAATTCTGGCTGTGGAACTGTGATCACTAAATAAGGTGGCGATCAAACACACAAAACCGGCCATGCATAACTGTGAATGCTGTCATGGACTACACCGCTAACATAGGCCATCAAGGCCCCGCCAATTTGATGGCCCACAAATACCCAACCAAATAAAATACCTGAACGATGCAAGCCAAAATTGGCACTGATCAATTTGATTGTCGGTGAAACTGTAGCGTTCCAACTGAGACCAAATAAAACGGCGTATAAAATCAGCACTAAGCCCCCTTGATGAAAAGCTACCGGTAGTAGAAATAAAGCAATACCGCGTACGCCATAGGTAAACGCCAAAATCAACCGGGAATCAATTCTTTCCGTTAACCAGCCGGCTAATAATGAGCCGATGATATCAAAAACACCCATCACGGCTAACACATTAGCTGCATGAATGGCGTTCATCCCATAATCATGCCCCGCCGCAATAAAATGTACTCCGATCAGCCCGGAAGTTGATGCGCCACATACAAAAAATGGCAAGGCCAATAACCAAAAGATTTTACTTTTAAGTGCCATATGTAAAGCCTGTAGCGGCTGCATCAGCACACTACGCAAGTTAAGTGCCGGATATTGCGGAGTTCTTAATTTAGTTTCACCTAAAACCGGTAACCCCACTTGTTTGGGATAGTCGCGCATCAAGAATAAATTAGCAAAAAATACTACTAAAACGCAGCCAGCCACCACCAATGCAGTAAAACGCCAACCATGTTGTGCAATCAACATGGTAAAAATCGGCAAAACGATCAGCTGGCCAACTGATGAACTGGCAGTAAATAGACCCAGCACTAAACCATGATTTTTGCTGAACCAATTATTCGCGATATAAATACCATAAACATCAGCGATCATCCCAGTCATCGTTCCCGATAACAAACCGACTAATAATTCAGCCTGCCATACTTGTTGCATCAGTGGTAAAGCCGCCGTAACTGCCACTAAAATCAATAAGACGATACTACCAACTTTGCGTGCACCATAACGTTGTAGAAAAGCCGCTGAAAAAGGGCCGATCAAGCCAAATAATAAAGTACCAGTCGCAATGACCGCCGATTCAGTTCCTCGACTCCAACCAAAACTTTGCTGCCATGGTAAGACAAAAGTAGCTGGTAAGGCGCGTACACTAGCTGAAACCAATAAAGCCAAAAAACCAATCAATAAAATCAACGGATACCAATGTCGTTTAGTCATAAGCCACCGCCTTTGCACGTTGACTCGCTTGCACCATTGCATGTGCAACCTTCAATTTTTCTGGTCGACCACCCATTAATTGATCAGAACGGTCACGAAAATCCGCCAAAGCCTGCTGCATCGTTGGTACAATTTGGCCGGCCGTAGCCGTTAAATAAAGTCGTGTTTGATGACCTTGACGCTGCTTACGTAACCAGCCCCGTGTTGCTATTTTTCGGATCAAACGTGATAACGTCGATTGCTCATAGTCAAATGCTGACGCAAGTTCAGTCATCGAAATTCCTGGATTAGCCTCGATCATTAAGACCAAATAAGTATATGTGGGCGCCAAATTAGTTGGCGCAAAACACGTCGCTGCCAATTGCTCCAAATCACGCATCAAGCGATTGGCAGTAAAGTACAAACAGTTTTGCATAAACGTTGGTTGTTCGACTGTCATCAACAACACTTCTTTCTTATAATGTATATACATTATAAGCCTAAATATTATGATAAAACAACTTCAGTTTCTAACAATAAAAAAAACGATCGATTCATTTATCGAATCGATCGCCGTAATTTACATTAATCGCGGGCAAAACGGTCACTAACGATTGCGTTGACCACCGAGATGATGATCGCCGTTAAAATCGATGCACCGAAGCCGCTAAAGGCAAAGCCACTACCTACAAACAACGCTGTTAATTGTAACATCACCGCATTGATCACAACACTGAACAAGCCTAGTGTCAGAATCGTGATCGGTAAGGATAAAATCATTAAGATCGGCTTGATCAGCGCATTAAGCACACCAAGTATTAAACTCGCGCCTAGCGCCATCCAGATACTTGAAACATAGATCAAGTGTGGAAAAAAGCCAGCTAGTGCTAAGAAAATCAGCGCATTAACGAGAACTCGTTTCCAAAAACCCATTAAAAGTCACTCCAGTCATCATCTTGCACCTTAACGTCGCGGGCATTTTTACGTTGCTTTTGGCGTTGGTCGTGGTGATGCTGATGGTATTCTGACCGACCATAATGTTGCCATTGTTGCTGTTGGGTCCACTGACTACGACTATAATGCTGGCGCCGTCGCGTGAACATCAAAATGAAAAATAAAATCAATAATGGAACCGCCAATATGCGCAATGTGAATAACAAAACGACCATTAACAGAATCAATATTGGACTGAAAAAGAGAAAAAACAGAAACGGCATTAGAAATCACTCCAATCACTATCTTTAGTACTTTGTTGCTCAGTACTATCCTGTGCTAGATAGTCTGGGTGTTTAGGCCGACTAGGAATCACTAATGCTAAAATCGCGTATAAAACGACCCCTGGGAAACCAACTGTAAATAACGTAACTGCGGCGTAGATAACTCGAACCCAAGTTGGATCGATGTTAAAATATTCGGAAATACCGCCCAACACCCCACTGATGACGTGTCGATCTGATTTATATAAACGTTTTTCTGCCATTTTTATCGCTCCCTATAAGATAAATTATTTAGCGTGCCGATTTATCTAACGTGTTTACAAACACTAGTAAGCGATTCGGCAGCGCGTTTATTCCTGCGTATCTTTTAATAAAACATTACCTGAGGTGGTGCTTAATTCTAATTTAGCTGGTGTGTCCCCAAGATCACGTTCAAAGTCATACACTGAGTTACCGGTGTTATGCCGCTCATTTAGGACATCGACATTGCTTAAGCGTGATTTGATTGCCCCAAAACGGGTCTTACTTTTACCGGAAATAGCTAATTCAGTCGGTACCGCGACTTTCACGTTACCATTAACTGAGCTGGCAACTAGTTTAGTCAACGTGTTTTCCGTGATCGTTGCTTTAACGTCACCGTTGACCGTTGTCAATTCCGCCGATTCAACGTTGCTGACGAAACGCACCTCACCATTGACAGTATTGACCAAGGCATCGATCAGCCGACCACCGCTGACTTTAATGTTACCATTGATTCCTTCAACCTCAAGCATTGAGGCGTTGACACTACTGAAAGTGAGCTGACCATTGGTACCCTTAATGAACAAGTCGTCGCCTTCAAAGCCCTCTAAAGTCACATTACCATTCAATAGCTTGATTGTTGTGTGATCGTAAGTCCGTTCTGGCAAGTAGAAAGTCAAATCGGCCTGGATCCGCTTGTTTGGCACTTTGAACGTTAATGTGTCGGCCGTATTAGCTAACTCACTACGTTGCAAGAAGTTTTCCAACGGACTATCTGATTCCATTTTACCAAATAACTTTACAT
This is a stretch of genomic DNA from Loigolactobacillus coryniformis subsp. coryniformis KCTC 3167 = DSM 20001. It encodes these proteins:
- a CDS encoding phage holin family protein; this encodes MGFWKRVLVNALIFLALAGFFPHLIYVSSIWMALGASLILGVLNALIKPILMILSLPITILTLGLFSVVINAVMLQLTALFVGSGFAFSGFGASILTAIIISVVNAIVSDRFARD
- the lgt gene encoding prolipoprotein diacylglyceryl transferase, yielding MPTPLIAALNPIALRLGPLEVHWYGVIIATGVVLAVILAMREAERRQVSTDDLFDMILWALPFALIGARLYYVVFEWPYYAAHPSEIIAIWHGGMAIYGSLIAAAIVVLIFCRRRQLPVWLVLDIAAPTVLLGQGIGRWGNFMNQEAFGAKTTLHFLQQLHLPDFIVQQMYIGGAYRQPTFLYESLWDLLGVVVLLSIRHRKHWFKQGEVFLAYMAWYAFGRFFIEGMRTDSLMLFGGLRVSQLLSAVLVIAAIGLWLWRRYYQPLLPDYLAGNQLASAQRATKK
- a CDS encoding NAD(P)H-dependent glycerol-3-phosphate dehydrogenase, whose product is MKRIAVLGAGSWGTVLANLLLKNGHEVTLWTHKPAQAAEITQQHTNQHYLPDFVLEPELTATADLKTALVGADVVLFVVPTNATREVAKKVVAGLTELQQRPIIVHASKGLEQQTHKRLSEVLAEEMPDATRQAIVVLSGPSHAEDVAAGDITSLTAASNDLAAAETIQQLFMNDYFRVYTNTDVIGVEMGAALKNVIAIGAGALHGLGYGDNTKAALMTRGLAEISRLGVAFGAEPLTFIGLSGVGDLIVTCTSVHSRNWRAGNQLGQGESLAAVLKNMGMVVEGVATTKAAYELAQQKHVDMPITTAIYHVLYEQKDIGTEIATLMKRAGKMELA
- a CDS encoding PspC domain-containing protein, encoding MAEKRLYKSDRHVISGVLGGISEYFNIDPTWVRVIYAAVTLFTVGFPGVVLYAILALVIPSRPKHPDYLAQDSTEQQSTKDSDWSDF
- a CDS encoding MarR family winged helix-turn-helix transcriptional regulator; the encoded protein is MTVEQPTFMQNCLYFTANRLMRDLEQLAATCFAPTNLAPTYTYLVLMIEANPGISMTELASAFDYEQSTLSRLIRKIATRGWLRKQRQGHQTRLYLTATAGQIVPTMQQALADFRDRSDQLMGGRPEKLKVAHAMVQASQRAKAVAYD
- the hprK gene encoding HPr(Ser) kinase/phosphatase; translated protein: MVQSVKVSELVTRANLEVYAGAEYLKQRQITVSDISRPGLELTGYFNYYPHDRIQLFGRTEISFAKKMMPEERLMIFRKMCGEDTPAFIVSRSLPVPTEMLQAAKEAGIPVLGSKLATTRLSSLMTDYLEGRLAERRSLHGVLVDIYGIGVLITGDSGVGKSETALELVKRGHRLIADDRVEVYEQDEQTLIGEAPAILRHLLEIRGIGIIDVMNLFGAGAVRSDTPIQVVMHLETWTADKNFDRLGNGEETMQIFDVTLPKITIPVKIGRNLAIIIEVAAMNYRAKTMGYDATKTFESNLNQLIQENTLEDEAAEAAHKTTNDALPNTPTEKDKDQDKDGGQA
- a CDS encoding MFS transporter; the encoded protein is MTKRHWYPLILLIGFLALLVSASVRALPATFVLPWQQSFGWSRGTESAVIATGTLLFGLIGPFSAAFLQRYGARKVGSIVLLILVAVTAALPLMQQVWQAELLVGLLSGTMTGMIADVYGIYIANNWFSKNHGLVLGLFTASSSVGQLIVLPIFTMLIAQHGWRFTALVVAGCVLVVFFANLFLMRDYPKQVGLPVLGETKLRTPQYPALNLRSVLMQPLQALHMALKSKIFWLLALPFFVCGASTSGLIGVHFIAAGHDYGMNAIHAANVLAVMGVFDIIGSLLAGWLTERIDSRLILAFTYGVRGIALFLLPVAFHQGGLVLILYAVLFGLSWNATVSPTIKLISANFGLHRSGILFGWVFVGHQIGGALMAYVSGVVHDSIHSYAWPVLCV